Below is a genomic region from Vibrio pomeroyi.
CAACAGGCTACCAAGGAGATGCCTTATGAAGTTTAAAAAGCCACTTTCGGTATTAGTCGGTTGTGCGGCTATCTTTGCTGCCTTGATTGTTGTCGATGAATTGGAACCTGAGGCAGCGGAACCTGTGAAGAAGCAAGCAGTACTGGCACCGGTTTCTGTATTGGAGGTGACACCTTCGCAGCACGAATCGACGTTAACGGTACTTGGCTTAACCACTGCTCGTTGGCCAATTCAACTTAAAGCGTCGAGTAGTGCGCAACTTAAGTGGCTGAATGAAAACATTGAACCGGGACAGCTAGTGACTAAGGGCGATGTGTTGGCGAGGTTAGATACCAGCGCCGTTGATGCGAACTTGGCGCAAGCGTTAAGTGCGTTAAAGCAAGCTGAGTTGGAATTGAAACAGGCTAAACATGAACAAACTGTCGCTCTTAAAATGCTCAATCCCAAAACAAGTTCGCCCTTTGCGCGCAGAGAACCCCAAGTGCTTGCTGCAAAAGCCAACCTGCAACAAGCCCAACAAGCTTATATCAGTGCGAAGAAGCTAGTCGAAGAGTCAGTGATTACGGCGCCTTTTGATGCGGTCGTCATGAAGCGCCACATTAGCCCGAGAGAGTGGGTAGA
It encodes:
- a CDS encoding efflux RND transporter periplasmic adaptor subunit, producing the protein MKFKKPLSVLVGCAAIFAALIVVDELEPEAAEPVKKQAVLAPVSVLEVTPSQHESTLTVLGLTTARWPIQLKASSSAQLKWLNENIEPGQLVTKGDVLARLDTSAVDANLAQALSALKQAELELKQAKHEQTVALKMLNPKTSSPFARREPQVLAAKANLQQAQQAYISAKKLVEESVITAPFDAVVMKRHISPREWVEAGQVTFELAASDSIDVELPISEMHWQQVQAALVKPSIRVVSRSGSQWPAKVRYVSPEVDSVTRQRQVVLSVEKPYQNKPRLFPNQQVQAVVNLGLQGEVVSVPLSAMTRDGYVWTLDSEDRLRKESVTLIGQGSQELDIRFNDRSDKARRVVQYPLSSMLVGKQVAPRFNGIHSEAMLAGKSDAAQIKEANQ